Proteins found in one Campylobacter lari genomic segment:
- a CDS encoding multidrug effflux MFS transporter, with protein MQKRTQIKGFEKLKLIVILAFLSSIAPLSTDMYLPALNEVEKSFQTNSFYTQLSLASFFIAFSLGQLFYGPLSDVYGRKKPLYIGIFIFVSSSIACVLVDSIHVFIALRFFEALGGCVGVVVARAIVNDVFELKEAAGIYALMMVFTSLAPMLSPTFGGILLEFFSWRSIFLTLFILGFILFMLVIFALKESNLNTQDKKFNHKEVVKSYKKILKDRRFVVYLFCGNLIFAGFFAYLTGSSFVFTRVFELSEQQYAMLFGINALGFVVFANINARLALRYSPYYILPRAFISVAFLAFLLILGATFDLGFWAFEIPLCLIIASLGFILPNTTTLAMARSRQNAGSASALLGAAQFAMAGFMAFLVSLLNANTPILLASILGVCTFLGTIFYLSLINKRKLNKIKKKLSVISHA; from the coding sequence ATGCAAAAACGCACACAAATTAAAGGTTTTGAAAAATTAAAACTCATTGTCATACTAGCATTTTTATCATCTATAGCACCACTTTCAACTGATATGTATTTACCTGCTTTAAATGAAGTAGAAAAAAGTTTTCAAACAAATTCTTTCTACACCCAACTTTCTCTTGCAAGTTTTTTCATAGCTTTTTCTTTAGGACAGCTTTTTTATGGACCACTAAGTGATGTATATGGTAGAAAAAAACCTTTATATATTGGGATTTTTATTTTTGTTTCTTCAAGTATAGCTTGTGTTTTAGTTGATTCTATTCATGTTTTTATAGCTTTGCGTTTTTTTGAAGCCTTAGGAGGTTGTGTGGGTGTAGTTGTAGCAAGAGCTATAGTAAATGATGTTTTTGAACTCAAAGAAGCAGCGGGAATTTATGCATTAATGATGGTTTTTACCTCTTTAGCTCCTATGCTCTCTCCTACTTTTGGTGGTATTTTACTTGAATTTTTTTCATGGCGTAGTATATTTTTGACATTATTTATCTTAGGTTTTATTTTATTTATGCTTGTTATTTTTGCCCTAAAAGAAAGCAACCTCAACACTCAGGACAAAAAATTTAATCACAAAGAAGTTGTAAAAAGTTACAAAAAAATCTTAAAAGATCGTCGTTTTGTAGTGTATTTATTTTGTGGAAATTTAATATTTGCAGGATTTTTTGCTTATTTAACAGGTTCATCTTTTGTTTTTACGCGTGTTTTTGAACTAAGCGAACAACAATACGCCATGCTTTTTGGTATTAATGCTTTAGGTTTTGTAGTTTTTGCAAATATCAATGCAAGATTAGCTCTTAGGTATTCGCCTTATTATATTTTACCTAGAGCTTTTATCAGCGTGGCTTTTTTGGCATTTTTACTCATTCTTGGAGCAACTTTTGATCTAGGTTTTTGGGCTTTTGAAATTCCTTTGTGTTTAATCATAGCAAGTTTAGGTTTTATCTTACCAAATACCACTACTTTAGCTATGGCAAGATCAAGACAAAACGCAGGTAGCGCTTCAGCACTTTTAGGAGCAGCTCAATTTGCAATGGCCGGCTTTATGGCATTCTTAGTTAGCCTTTTAAACGCAAATACCCCTATACTTTTAGCAAGTATTTTAGGTGTTTGTACTTTTTTAGGAACTATTTTCTATCTAAGTTTAATCAATAAAAGAAAATTAAATAAAATCAAAAAGAAGTTAAGCGTGATTTCTCACGCTTAA
- a CDS encoding iron-sulfur cluster biogenesis protein NfuA, whose product MPFSDEELIEPVKASLAKTMHILENDGGGLDFLGVKNGVVYVKLTGACHGCPASGTTLKYGLEKQLKIDIHPDITIVNLAGGESEFAKL is encoded by the coding sequence ATGCCTTTTAGTGATGAGGAATTAATAGAGCCTGTAAAAGCAAGTCTAGCTAAAACTATGCATATTTTAGAAAACGATGGTGGTGGGCTTGATTTTTTAGGGGTTAAAAATGGTGTGGTGTATGTGAAGCTAACCGGAGCTTGTCATGGTTGTCCAGCTAGTGGGACGACTTTAAAATATGGCTTAGAAAAACAGCTTAAAATCGACATACATCCAGATATCACTATAGTAAATTTAGCAGGCGGGGAAAGCGAATTTGCAAAATTATAA
- a CDS encoding UDP-N-acetylmuramoyl-L-alanyl-D-glutamate--2,6-diaminopimelate ligase has translation MIVKIENTFICDNSNECEKDCFFLKTAQNEKFIHQALEKQAKVISIAECKKLLNIDENIKIIGITGTNGKTTTAGAIYSILLDLGYKCALMGTRGSFINDKNITPKGLTTAPILQTLELLSLASKEKCEFLIMEVSSHALVQNRIEGLEFKAKIFTNITQDHLDFHGNFQNYQAAKESFFTDECMKFINKDAKAINFNVKGTFTYGVENPSYYHIKAYALKNGIEAVVNFGKETFMIDSSLVGLFNLYNLLAASACVNELVKPNLKELEKAISNFGGIEGRMQVVAKDVIVDFAHTPDGIEKVLDALKYRDLIVVFGAGGDRDKTKRPLMAKIAKHYAKKLIITSDNPRSEEPMGIINDILSGIEKDESVFIECDRKEAIKKALELKTKNEFVVILGKGDETYQEIKGVKYPFNDKEVVLEILKEGK, from the coding sequence ATGATAGTAAAAATTGAAAATACTTTCATTTGTGATAATTCTAATGAATGCGAAAAAGATTGTTTTTTCTTAAAAACTGCTCAAAATGAAAAATTTATTCATCAAGCTTTAGAAAAACAAGCAAAAGTTATAAGTATAGCTGAGTGTAAGAAACTTTTAAATATAGATGAAAATATAAAAATCATAGGCATTACAGGCACAAATGGCAAGACAACCACTGCGGGTGCAATTTATTCTATCTTGCTTGATTTGGGTTATAAATGTGCCTTGATGGGAACTAGAGGTAGTTTTATAAATGATAAAAATATCACTCCAAAAGGCTTAACTACCGCTCCTATTTTACAAACTTTAGAGCTTTTATCTTTAGCAAGCAAGGAAAAATGTGAATTTTTAATTATGGAAGTAAGTTCACATGCTTTGGTGCAAAACCGCATTGAAGGGCTTGAATTTAAAGCTAAAATTTTTACTAATATCACTCAAGATCATTTAGATTTTCATGGAAACTTTCAAAACTACCAAGCGGCAAAAGAAAGTTTTTTTACCGATGAGTGCATGAAATTTATCAACAAAGATGCAAAAGCTATAAATTTTAATGTTAAAGGTACTTTTACTTATGGAGTAGAAAATCCAAGTTATTATCACATCAAAGCTTATGCTTTAAAAAATGGCATTGAAGCTGTGGTAAATTTTGGCAAAGAAACTTTTATGATTGATTCTTCTTTGGTAGGGCTTTTTAACCTTTATAATCTTTTAGCTGCAAGTGCTTGTGTGAATGAACTTGTAAAGCCAAATTTAAAAGAGCTTGAAAAGGCCATTAGTAATTTTGGTGGCATTGAGGGTAGAATGCAAGTGGTTGCTAAAGATGTGATTGTAGATTTTGCTCATACGCCTGATGGCATAGAAAAAGTTTTAGATGCTTTAAAATATCGTGATTTGATTGTGGTTTTTGGAGCAGGGGGAGATAGAGATAAAACTAAGCGTCCATTGATGGCTAAAATCGCCAAACACTATGCCAAAAAACTCATCATCACAAGCGATAATCCGCGTTCAGAAGAGCCTATGGGTATCATTAATGATATTTTAAGTGGTATAGAAAAAGATGAGAGTGTCTTTATAGAATGCGATAGAAAAGAGGCGATAAAAAAAGCATTAGAGCTTAAAACGAAAAATGAATTTGTAGTGATTTTGGGCAAAGGCGATGAGACTTATCAAGAGATTAAGGGTGTAAAATATCCTTTTAATGATAAAGAAGTAGTATTAGAGATATTAAAAGAAGGAAAATAA
- a CDS encoding YbaB/EbfC family nucleoid-associated protein, translated as MFENMDFSKMGELLTKAQEKANELEQEALKKEFSAKSGGGLVKVSANGKGEIIDINIDDSLLEDKESMQILLIAAMNDVMKMVEQNKKSMASNLFSGMGML; from the coding sequence ATGTTTGAAAATATGGATTTTTCTAAAATGGGTGAGCTTTTAACTAAGGCTCAAGAAAAAGCAAATGAATTAGAGCAAGAAGCTTTAAAAAAAGAATTTAGTGCAAAAAGTGGCGGCGGTTTAGTAAAAGTTAGTGCTAATGGAAAAGGTGAAATCATCGATATAAATATTGATGATTCTTTGCTTGAAGATAAAGAATCTATGCAAATTTTATTAATAGCAGCGATGAATGATGTAATGAAAATGGTAGAACAAAATAAAAAATCAATGGCTAGTAATCTATTTAGCGGAATGGGAATGTTATGA
- a CDS encoding DUF7488 domain-containing protein — MRILLCILSVACVLFAVPRPTFNDFLGCYEKNKASMLIYEGLPAFALNENTLAVVKTKNAKLNSYTKYDPFLNLYLVKTDFSLIPAPMGDEEELTRNSWVGILDNNKSYIGHLKYFGQSLTERDQLDFTSKIGELNSPCCKMLGITLEDGKLIGNRYLKHFAKYPDVYWGDIGVDFDIRDGKIYVKNVRKNGQFLLNDELVSVDGQVYNDIRKLNEKILFADRGATLYFNMLRDNKDVNISTTVFDKDLGIFAKPKKVVQAKPTSFYSNLGLRVDTKMNVTEVTPNSKAQMAGFLKGDKILRINNQKINNFNELQAVLAQANTFDILVSRQASNIPSAKNNDFEHFNKGYFDFFIRLVK, encoded by the coding sequence ATGAGAATTTTACTTTGTATTTTGAGTGTAGCTTGTGTGCTTTTTGCTGTACCAAGACCGACTTTTAATGATTTTTTAGGTTGTTATGAAAAAAACAAAGCTAGTATGTTGATTTATGAGGGATTGCCTGCTTTTGCTTTAAATGAAAACACCCTAGCAGTAGTTAAAACTAAAAATGCAAAATTAAACAGTTATACTAAATACGATCCTTTTTTAAATTTATATTTAGTAAAAACAGATTTTAGTTTAATCCCTGCGCCTATGGGAGATGAAGAAGAATTAACGCGTAATAGCTGGGTAGGAATTTTAGATAATAATAAAAGCTATATAGGACATTTGAAGTATTTTGGACAAAGTTTAACAGAACGTGATCAGCTTGATTTTACTTCTAAAATTGGAGAACTTAACTCACCATGTTGTAAAATGCTAGGTATAACTTTAGAAGATGGTAAGCTCATTGGTAATCGTTATCTAAAACACTTTGCAAAATATCCTGATGTTTATTGGGGTGATATAGGTGTGGATTTTGATATACGCGATGGTAAAATTTATGTAAAAAATGTACGCAAAAATGGACAATTTTTGCTTAATGATGAACTTGTGAGTGTAGATGGACAAGTTTATAATGATATAAGAAAATTGAATGAGAAAATTTTATTTGCCGATCGTGGTGCAACTTTGTATTTTAATATGCTAAGAGACAATAAAGATGTCAATATTTCTACGACGGTTTTTGATAAAGATTTGGGTATATTTGCTAAGCCTAAAAAAGTAGTTCAAGCTAAACCGACTTCTTTTTATAGTAATCTAGGGTTGCGCGTAGATACGAAAATGAATGTTACAGAAGTAACTCCAAATTCTAAAGCACAAATGGCTGGATTTTTAAAAGGTGATAAGATTTTAAGAATTAACAATCAAAAAATCAACAATTTCAATGAACTTCAAGCTGTATTAGCTCAAGCTAATACTTTTGATATTTTAGTTTCAAGACAAGCAAGCAATATCCCTTCAGCTAAAAATAATGATTTTGAGCATTTTAATAAAGGGTATTTTGACTTTTTTATAAGGCTTGTTAAGTGA
- a CDS encoding geranyl diphosphate synthase / farnesyl diphosphate synthase, whose product MLELFNEHLEKNLPKVKSFHPFFNEALALMLKAGGKHFRAQLLLGIVKAKMPSLIPNALSAALALEFIHTYSLIHDDLPAMDNADFRRGTPTLHKTYDETTAILVGDALNTEAFLLLSKLDLKENVKLKLIQTLAFNAGLGGMIIGQAIDCYFEDMPLNLEQVEFLHIHKTARLIAASLKMGCEICELDEKECEQIYEIGLLIGLVFQIKDDIIDATLDTQEAGKPTHNDLHKNSFVKLLGLEGAKKAKDDKIALCEEKMKNLDSKLSNELQILIDKYLKG is encoded by the coding sequence ATTTTGGAACTTTTTAACGAGCATTTAGAAAAAAATTTGCCTAAGGTAAAAAGTTTTCATCCTTTTTTTAATGAAGCTTTAGCGCTAATGTTAAAAGCAGGAGGGAAACATTTTCGTGCTCAACTTTTACTAGGTATTGTTAAAGCAAAAATGCCAAGCCTTATACCAAATGCTTTAAGTGCCGCTTTAGCTTTAGAATTTATCCACACTTACTCACTTATACATGATGATTTACCTGCTATGGATAATGCAGATTTTAGGCGTGGAACTCCGACTTTACACAAAACTTATGATGAAACCACAGCTATTTTAGTAGGCGATGCTTTAAATACTGAAGCTTTTTTGTTGCTTTCTAAGCTTGATTTAAAAGAAAATGTTAAATTAAAACTCATACAAACTCTAGCTTTTAATGCAGGGCTTGGTGGTATGATTATCGGTCAAGCTATTGATTGTTATTTTGAAGATATGCCTTTAAATTTAGAACAAGTTGAGTTTTTGCATATTCATAAAACTGCAAGATTAATCGCAGCTAGTTTAAAAATGGGTTGTGAAATTTGCGAGTTAGATGAAAAAGAATGTGAGCAAATTTATGAAATAGGGCTTTTGATAGGATTAGTTTTTCAAATCAAAGATGATATTATTGATGCAACTTTAGATACCCAAGAAGCAGGAAAGCCAACTCATAATGATTTGCATAAAAATTCTTTTGTAAAACTTTTGGGTTTAGAAGGTGCTAAAAAGGCAAAAGATGATAAAATTGCTCTATGTGAAGAAAAAATGAAAAATTTAGATTCTAAGCTTTCTAACGAGCTTCAAATTTTGATTGACAAATATTTAAAAGGTTAA
- the tkt gene encoding transketolase, which produces MLQKQANTIRFLCADMIQKANSGHPGAPMGLADIMSVLSAHLVHNPKDPTWLNRDRLVFSGGHASALLYSFLHLSGYDVSLEDLKNFRQLHSKTPGHPEIFTPGVEIATGPLGQGIANAVGFAMAAKKASLLLGEDIINHKVYCLCGDGDLQEGISYEACSLAGLHKLDNLIIIYDSNNISIEGDVAIAFNENVKDRFRAQNFEVLEIDGHDFEQIDLALKTAKESKKPCLIIAHTTIAKGALELEGSHHSHGAPLGEELIKKAKEALGFDPQKTFEIPEEVKIRFNAAIELGDLAQAKWQDKVNKLDLEKQALLKELLEPDFSKIQFPDFRGKDLATRDSNGMILNAIAKTLPGFLGGSADLGPSNKTELKDMGDFPNGKNIHYGIREHAMAAISNAFARYGLFLPYCATFFIFSEYLKPAARIAALMKIKHFFIFTHDSIGVGEDGPTHQPIEQLSTFRAMPNSLTFRPADGVENVKAWQIALKTNMPSVFVLSRQKLSALSEPVFGDVENGAYLLEENANAQFTLLTSGSEVSLCLKVAKTLKEKGVIANVVSMPCYELFIAQEKSYKERILQGKVIGVEAANSNELYKICDELYGIESFGESGKDKDVFEHFGFSEEKLSSYILSLCNEK; this is translated from the coding sequence ATGTTACAAAAACAAGCCAACACTATAAGATTTTTATGTGCTGATATGATACAAAAGGCAAATTCAGGCCATCCGGGTGCACCTATGGGTTTAGCGGATATTATGAGTGTTTTAAGTGCTCATTTAGTACATAATCCAAAAGATCCTACATGGTTAAACCGCGATAGATTAGTCTTTTCAGGCGGTCATGCTAGTGCTTTGCTTTATAGCTTTTTGCATTTGAGCGGTTATGATGTAAGTCTAGAAGATTTAAAAAATTTCCGCCAATTACACTCTAAAACACCAGGTCATCCTGAAATTTTTACCCCAGGTGTTGAAATTGCTACAGGACCTTTAGGACAAGGCATTGCAAATGCAGTTGGCTTTGCTATGGCAGCCAAAAAAGCAAGCTTACTTTTGGGTGAAGATATTATTAATCACAAAGTATATTGTTTATGTGGTGATGGGGATTTACAAGAAGGAATTTCTTATGAAGCTTGTTCTTTAGCAGGACTTCATAAGCTTGATAATTTAATTATCATTTATGATAGTAATAATATTTCAATTGAAGGCGATGTAGCTATTGCTTTTAATGAAAATGTAAAAGATCGTTTTAGAGCGCAAAATTTTGAAGTACTTGAGATAGATGGGCATGATTTTGAGCAAATTGATTTAGCGTTAAAAACTGCTAAAGAAAGTAAAAAACCTTGTTTAATCATCGCTCATACTACGATAGCTAAAGGAGCTTTAGAGCTTGAAGGAAGTCATCACTCTCACGGAGCACCTTTGGGTGAAGAACTTATTAAAAAGGCAAAAGAAGCTTTAGGTTTTGATCCGCAAAAAACTTTTGAAATTCCAGAAGAAGTTAAAATTCGCTTTAATGCTGCAATAGAACTTGGGGATTTAGCACAAGCTAAATGGCAAGATAAGGTTAATAAGCTAGATTTGGAAAAACAAGCTTTATTAAAAGAGCTTTTAGAACCTGATTTTTCAAAAATACAATTTCCTGATTTTAGAGGAAAAGATCTAGCCACTAGAGATAGCAATGGTATGATTTTAAATGCTATCGCTAAAACTTTACCGGGATTTTTAGGCGGTAGTGCAGATTTAGGTCCATCAAATAAAACTGAGCTCAAAGATATGGGTGATTTTCCAAATGGAAAAAATATCCACTATGGTATAAGAGAGCATGCAATGGCTGCAATATCAAATGCTTTTGCAAGATATGGTTTGTTTTTGCCTTATTGTGCTACTTTTTTTATATTTAGTGAGTATTTAAAACCTGCTGCAAGAATAGCAGCTTTGATGAAAATCAAACATTTTTTCATCTTTACCCATGATAGCATAGGTGTAGGTGAAGATGGTCCAACACACCAGCCTATAGAGCAGCTTAGCACTTTTAGAGCTATGCCAAATTCATTAACATTTAGGCCCGCTGATGGGGTTGAAAATGTAAAAGCATGGCAGATCGCACTTAAAACTAATATGCCAAGTGTTTTTGTTTTATCACGCCAAAAATTAAGTGCTTTAAGTGAGCCTGTTTTTGGAGATGTGGAAAATGGGGCTTATTTGTTAGAAGAAAATGCAAATGCGCAATTTACACTTTTAACAAGTGGTAGTGAAGTGTCATTGTGTTTAAAAGTAGCTAAGACTTTAAAAGAAAAAGGCGTTATTGCTAATGTAGTTTCTATGCCATGTTATGAATTATTCATCGCTCAAGAAAAATCTTATAAAGAAAGAATTTTGCAAGGTAAGGTTATAGGTGTGGAAGCTGCAAATTCAAATGAGCTTTATAAAATTTGTGATGAACTTTATGGTATAGAAAGCTTTGGTGAGAGTGGTAAAGATAAAGATGTATTTGAGCATTTTGGATTTAGCGAGGAAAAATTAAGCTCATATATTTTAAGTTTATGTAATGAAAAATAA
- a CDS encoding MlaE family lipid ABC transporter permease subunit — protein MIKDVKNQECIFSVFGIWDKTSVGKLEKLDFPTQKNIIFDFANLDFIDTAGIRYFLALENELKQKGFEFSRINLKSEHTKLFELCQKHYKSFYDSYENKKTIKDFFENLGKKVVESFTLLVQFLNFIGLIIYTCFKTFLNLKKLRFKAFLYHVENSAINALPIIMLTSLLVGVVLAYQAAYQLAQFGANIYIVDLMGISATRELAPLISAIVIAGRSASSYTAQIGVMKLTDEIDAMKTMGFKESEFIILPRVLALALAMPLVVIVADILSVIGGIVVAWFSLEISASEFMSRFKEAVELKHIIIGLIKAPIFGFLIASIACFRGFFVQKTTESIGVYTTKSVVNAIFWVIAFDAIFSVFLTKAGF, from the coding sequence ATAATCAAAGATGTTAAAAATCAAGAATGCATTTTTAGCGTCTTTGGTATATGGGATAAAACTAGCGTAGGAAAATTAGAAAAATTAGATTTTCCTACTCAAAAAAATATTATTTTTGATTTTGCAAATTTAGATTTTATAGACACTGCTGGGATTAGGTATTTTCTAGCTTTAGAAAATGAACTTAAGCAAAAAGGTTTTGAGTTTAGTAGGATAAATCTTAAAAGTGAGCATACTAAGCTTTTTGAACTTTGTCAAAAACATTACAAAAGTTTTTATGATTCTTATGAAAATAAAAAAACAATCAAAGATTTTTTTGAAAATTTAGGAAAAAAGGTTGTTGAATCTTTTACGCTTTTGGTGCAGTTTTTAAATTTCATAGGGCTTATCATTTATACTTGTTTTAAAACATTTTTAAATCTTAAAAAACTTCGCTTTAAGGCATTTTTATATCATGTAGAAAATAGTGCTATTAATGCTTTGCCTATTATTATGCTAACCTCATTGCTTGTGGGTGTGGTACTTGCTTATCAAGCTGCGTATCAACTTGCACAATTTGGAGCTAATATTTATATAGTAGATTTGATGGGAATTTCTGCTACTAGAGAGCTTGCACCATTAATTAGTGCTATTGTTATAGCTGGTAGGAGTGCAAGTTCTTATACAGCTCAAATTGGAGTAATGAAACTTACTGATGAAATTGATGCGATGAAAACTATGGGTTTTAAAGAAAGTGAGTTTATCATTTTACCTAGAGTTTTAGCCTTAGCTCTTGCCATGCCTTTAGTGGTAATAGTGGCTGATATTTTAAGTGTTATAGGTGGAATTGTAGTTGCTTGGTTTAGTTTAGAAATTAGTGCGAGTGAGTTTATGAGTCGATTTAAAGAGGCAGTAGAGTTAAAGCACATCATCATAGGGCTTATAAAGGCACCTATTTTTGGATTTTTGATTGCTTCTATTGCTTGTTTTAGAGGGTTTTTTGTGCAAAAAACTACCGAAAGCATAGGTGTTTATACGACAAAAAGTGTGGTAAATGCTATTTTTTGGGTGATAGCTTTTGATGCAATTTTTTCTGTATTTTTGACAAAGGCTGGATTTTGA
- a CDS encoding ABC transporter ATP-binding protein gives MIIKAKNISTYFGSKCVHEDISFEVQDNEIFGILGGSGSGKSVLLRQMLMLEHFDNGEYEILGKKLKNINDEDALFLQKQWGVVFQYGALFSFFNILENISIPLVEYTKLNKNDIKEIAMMKLKMVGLDESVAKLYPSELSGGMKKRVAIARALALDSKLLFLDEPTSGLDPYSSREFDELLLSLKQSFKLCVVLITHDKESMKNVLNRFLIIENKKVGFLGNVEALQEQNPRLYERFMQ, from the coding sequence TTGATTATAAAGGCAAAAAACATTAGCACTTATTTTGGAAGTAAATGTGTGCATGAAGATATTAGCTTTGAAGTGCAAGATAATGAAATTTTTGGTATTTTAGGCGGTAGCGGTAGTGGCAAATCTGTGCTTTTAAGACAAATGTTAATGCTTGAGCATTTTGATAATGGCGAGTATGAAATTTTAGGCAAGAAATTAAAAAATATAAACGATGAAGATGCTTTGTTTTTGCAAAAACAATGGGGTGTTGTTTTTCAATATGGAGCATTGTTTAGCTTTTTTAATATACTTGAAAACATTAGCATACCTTTGGTTGAATACACAAAGCTTAATAAAAATGATATTAAAGAAATAGCTATGATGAAGCTTAAGATGGTAGGGCTTGATGAGAGTGTGGCAAAACTCTATCCAAGTGAATTAAGCGGAGGTATGAAAAAAAGAGTTGCTATAGCTAGAGCTTTGGCACTTGATTCGAAATTGCTTTTTTTGGATGAGCCAACTTCAGGGCTTGACCCTTATAGTTCGAGAGAATTTGATGAGTTGCTTTTAAGTTTAAAACAAAGCTTTAAATTATGTGTAGTTTTAATTACTCATGATAAAGAAAGTATGAAAAATGTGTTAAATCGCTTTTTGATTATAGAGAATAAAAAAGTTGGTTTTTTGGGAAATGTTGAGGCTTTGCAAGAGCAAAATCCAAGACTTTATGAGAGGTTTATGCAATAA
- a CDS encoding MlaD family protein, with protein MENKANYILIGIFVCVLFFISLFFIVWYGNLKDEKSFKYYEIYIEESVAGLSVKAPVKFLGVDVGSVENISIDSSSKQLRVKILVKLDSNLAVKTDTYASLQIQGITGFKFIQLAGGSEEASVLKADGGMYPIIKSKESFFTSIDKQANNLLELINVSKVKLESLLSDKNLKNIEYILQNTSEFSAYLNTKAPAFLENLNQTSSKLGKSVDEFSNFLNNANGQLNELNKSRMLLNENLDILRVLFLDFTQLLKNLKQNPSDVIYKDKAIQYAPGE; from the coding sequence ATGGAAAACAAAGCAAATTATATTTTGATTGGAATTTTTGTTTGTGTGTTATTTTTTATTAGCTTGTTTTTTATAGTGTGGTATGGGAATTTAAAAGATGAGAAATCTTTTAAATATTATGAAATTTATATAGAAGAATCTGTAGCAGGTCTTAGTGTAAAAGCACCAGTTAAATTTTTAGGGGTTGATGTTGGCAGTGTTGAAAATATCAGTATAGATAGCTCAAGTAAGCAACTAAGAGTAAAAATTTTAGTCAAACTTGATTCTAATTTGGCGGTTAAAACAGACACTTATGCAAGCTTACAAATTCAAGGTATAACAGGGTTTAAATTCATTCAGCTTGCAGGAGGTAGTGAGGAAGCTAGTGTTTTAAAAGCAGATGGTGGTATGTATCCTATCATAAAATCAAAGGAAAGTTTTTTTACGAGTATAGATAAGCAAGCAAATAATCTTTTAGAGCTTATTAATGTTTCAAAAGTAAAACTAGAAAGTCTTTTAAGTGATAAAAATTTAAAAAATATAGAGTATATTTTACAAAATACATCCGAGTTTTCTGCGTATTTAAATACTAAGGCGCCAGCATTTTTGGAAAATTTAAATCAGACAAGTTCTAAACTTGGTAAAAGTGTGGATGAATTTTCAAATTTTTTAAATAACGCTAATGGCCAACTTAATGAGCTTAATAAAAGCAGAATGCTTTTAAATGAAAATTTAGATATTTTAAGAGTTTTATTTTTAGATTTTACGCAATTATTAAAAAATTTAAAACAAAATCCTTCAGATGTAATTTATAAAGATAAAGCCATTCAATATGCTCCAGGAGAATAA
- a CDS encoding ABC-type transport auxiliary lipoprotein family protein: MKFLYISLVAIFFSACSLISPSQTLPANKYFSINLEKLEQSQNKKKNATIIVSLPKGLAYTNEIFYKKDHVVSAYAYHFWKENPALMIKSFLEFHLQDLGAFKAVLNQDSLASADYVLESKVDILEQDFSDEVHSKIKLGINLNLVQINTKKLIASKYFYYEKKLSDNNPQILIQSYDEVFLLFAKDFRVWIDQNLE; encoded by the coding sequence ATGAAATTTTTATATATTAGTTTAGTAGCTATTTTTTTTAGTGCTTGTTCTTTGATTAGTCCAAGTCAAACTTTGCCTGCAAATAAATATTTTAGTATTAATTTAGAAAAGCTAGAGCAAAGTCAAAATAAAAAGAAAAATGCAACTATTATAGTTTCTTTGCCTAAAGGCTTAGCTTATACTAATGAAATTTTTTATAAAAAAGATCATGTTGTTAGTGCTTATGCTTATCACTTTTGGAAAGAAAATCCTGCTTTGATGATAAAATCTTTTTTGGAATTTCATTTACAAGATTTAGGAGCATTTAAAGCAGTTTTAAATCAAGATAGTCTTGCTAGTGCTGATTATGTTTTAGAAAGTAAAGTAGATATATTAGAGCAAGATTTTAGCGATGAAGTACATTCTAAAATAAAATTAGGCATTAATTTAAATTTGGTGCAAATAAACACTAAAAAACTTATAGCAAGTAAGTATTTTTACTATGAAAAAAAATTAAGTGATAATAATCCTCAAATTTTAATCCAAAGCTACGATGAGGTTTTTTTGCTTTTTGCTAAAGATTTTAGGGTTTGGATAGATCAAAATTTGGAATAA